In Myxococcales bacterium, the following proteins share a genomic window:
- a CDS encoding diguanylate cyclase encodes MAGSTVVIADDDRLTREHLAVLLRRAGYSVEAMADGQAVIERVGKGGVDLVLLDVLMPRMSGLEACRIIKSLSAEAFLPVVLLTVRSDTQSRVDGLRIGADDYVGKPFDERELLARVEAMLRIKKLHDQVARARAKLEQLSVHDELTGLYNYRYLHTRLGEEFKRAERYHDPLACVVIDVDQLSALNEAGGRGLGDNVVKGVAEVVRRSVREVDVIARFGGDEFLLVLPSTHFAGSVTVAERIWRDVTERPFFGDETGPMRVTLSVGVALYPSRDVRSKDALLRAADSALHQAKRDGGNRICVFQQHGYVYTPVVGQSARETAEDRGPRSARRSHPSSLPPPSESRTPSSPPSRRRPLSDRPTIKRS; translated from the coding sequence GTGGCCGGGTCGACGGTGGTGATCGCGGACGACGACCGCCTCACGCGGGAGCACCTGGCAGTGTTGCTCCGGCGAGCGGGTTATTCGGTCGAGGCCATGGCCGACGGCCAGGCCGTGATCGAGCGTGTGGGCAAGGGCGGTGTCGATCTGGTCCTGCTCGACGTGTTGATGCCGCGTATGTCCGGGCTCGAAGCGTGTCGGATCATCAAGAGCCTGTCCGCCGAGGCGTTCTTGCCTGTGGTGCTGCTCACGGTGCGGAGCGACACCCAGAGTCGGGTCGATGGGCTACGCATTGGTGCGGATGACTACGTGGGCAAGCCCTTCGACGAGCGGGAGCTCCTGGCTCGCGTCGAGGCCATGTTGCGCATCAAGAAGCTGCATGACCAGGTGGCCCGTGCCCGCGCCAAGCTCGAACAGCTGAGTGTGCACGACGAGCTCACGGGGCTCTACAACTACCGCTATCTCCACACGCGCTTGGGCGAAGAGTTCAAGCGCGCCGAGCGCTATCACGACCCGCTCGCATGTGTCGTCATCGACGTCGACCAACTGTCCGCACTGAACGAGGCCGGGGGCCGAGGGCTGGGTGACAACGTCGTCAAGGGTGTGGCCGAGGTGGTGCGACGGAGTGTGCGCGAGGTCGACGTGATCGCGCGCTTTGGTGGCGACGAGTTCCTGCTGGTCTTGCCGAGCACACACTTTGCCGGATCGGTCACCGTCGCCGAACGGATCTGGCGCGACGTGACCGAGCGGCCATTCTTCGGTGACGAGACCGGCCCGATGCGGGTCACCCTCTCGGTGGGGGTGGCGCTCTATCCCTCGCGAGACGTGCGCTCGAAGGACGCGCTGCTCCGGGCCGCGGACTCCGCGCTGCACCAGGCCAAGCGCGACGGGGGCAACCGCATCTGCGTCTTCCAGCAGCACGGCTACGTCTACACGCCCGTGGTCGGCCAGAGCGCCCGCGAGACCGCCGAGGACCGCGGTCCACGCTCCGCCCGCCGGTCCCACCCCTCCAGCCTCCCGCCGCCGTCGGAGTCTCGCACGCCGTCCAGTCCACCGAGCCGCCGCCGACCCTTGTCCGACCGGCCGACGATCAAGCGGAGTTGA
- a CDS encoding TolC family protein: MRRLTGLVLTCACLASQPALADDKPPPRVNPQAKARVSVYTLRRCLELAELNYPKVGEARARLRQKEAQLSQAYTAPFSEWTLTGGVGPAPTVRGTSVYSPNTDVALTSNMALAWQMGIDGVVPLWTFGKITNLWDAADAQIKVGVHEVKKEKNDVKLSVRRAFYGVQLARDSLSLVRDAARQIDKHMGRLEARVATGDGDDIELLKVKMYRAELEARESEAEKQERIALAGLRFLTGVKGGLDIPDRPLVRVPHTLAPLGRYLDAARLFRPEVNMARAGVLARQAQVRLEQSRYFPDLGLALSARYARAPEVTNQTNPYVSDSANRFLYGAALALKWKLDFLPQSARVAQARAQLEEIRATERYALGGVGTEVEQAFAEAADAGKRVDAYTRAQGYARQWLIKVQQGIDVGTFDDEDIVAPAKEYALKRFSQLSAVYEYNIAIAKLSQATGWDSIAPVE; this comes from the coding sequence ATGCGACGCCTGACCGGACTCGTGCTCACGTGCGCGTGCCTCGCGTCGCAGCCGGCCCTGGCCGACGACAAACCTCCGCCCCGGGTCAACCCCCAGGCGAAGGCGAGAGTTTCGGTCTACACACTCAGGCGCTGCCTGGAGCTGGCGGAGCTCAACTATCCCAAGGTCGGCGAAGCGCGGGCGCGTCTGCGACAGAAAGAAGCGCAGCTGTCCCAGGCGTACACGGCGCCGTTCAGCGAGTGGACGCTGACCGGCGGCGTTGGGCCGGCTCCGACCGTGCGAGGTACCAGCGTCTACAGTCCCAACACGGACGTGGCGCTCACCTCCAACATGGCGCTGGCCTGGCAGATGGGCATCGACGGTGTGGTCCCGCTCTGGACCTTCGGCAAAATCACGAACTTGTGGGACGCCGCGGACGCGCAGATCAAGGTCGGCGTACACGAGGTCAAAAAAGAGAAGAACGACGTCAAGCTGTCGGTGCGCAGGGCATTCTACGGTGTGCAGCTGGCGCGGGATTCGCTGAGCCTGGTGCGCGACGCGGCCCGGCAGATCGACAAACACATGGGGCGCCTCGAGGCGCGGGTGGCGACCGGCGACGGGGACGACATCGAGCTGTTGAAGGTGAAGATGTACCGCGCCGAGCTCGAAGCTCGGGAGAGCGAAGCGGAGAAACAGGAGCGCATCGCCCTCGCGGGTCTCAGGTTCTTGACCGGGGTCAAGGGCGGGCTCGATATTCCGGATCGCCCACTGGTGCGAGTGCCGCACACCCTGGCCCCGCTCGGACGTTACCTGGACGCCGCGCGGTTGTTTCGGCCCGAGGTGAACATGGCGCGGGCCGGCGTGCTGGCGCGCCAAGCTCAGGTGCGCCTCGAGCAATCGCGCTATTTCCCGGACCTGGGTCTGGCCCTCAGCGCGCGCTACGCGCGGGCTCCGGAGGTCACCAACCAGACGAATCCGTACGTCAGCGACAGCGCCAACCGATTCCTGTACGGCGCGGCGCTGGCGCTCAAGTGGAAGCTCGACTTCTTGCCCCAGAGTGCCCGGGTTGCTCAGGCGCGGGCGCAGCTCGAGGAAATTCGCGCGACCGAGCGCTACGCCCTGGGCGGAGTTGGGACCGAGGTCGAGCAGGCCTTCGCCGAGGCCGCGGACGCGGGAAAACGCGTCGACGCCTACACACGCGCGCAGGGTTACGCGCGGCAGTGGTTGATCAAGGTGCAGCAAGGCATCGATGTCGGCACCTTCGACGACGAGGACATCGTGGCGCCGGCCAAAGAGTACGCGCTCAAGCGCTTCTCCCAGCTGAGCGCAGTCTACGAGTACAACATCGCGATCGCGAAGCTGTCTCAAGCGACCGGTTGGGACTCGATCGCTCCGGTCGAGTGA
- a CDS encoding Fic family protein, giving the protein MPARTKKKTNKIGKKKSRVTAKPKAKVRRKPPAPAKRPAKGKAKAKAAKPKKKGKAAPTRSKAKAPSKAAKTKSRSAQKPRAKSGKPSAEALRRERARERAQAQKERQRAQKERERERAQAQKERQRAQKERERERAQAQKERERAQKEREKARARAQKELAAAREAERKAREAERQREKDEARRAKEAERLEREAERERIREEARRIKDEERARRDAERETYRKAKEVERERLRAEREAARRALEGRVARATKRAQRAGAGRASTTRVYRPDAIPNQAGTTRRLEGGRQSRPALIRPVPPPLLPPPPPPPPKEPIPQAIEDRYVLVQKRLGETDQNFRDEYAESLEMSWVYHDSALEGVVYTYQELRTAIDPGVTVVSDSSLQPVVDEIRRHRQALALVRDLGDKKRAPITVDTLKKLYLTLHPEDGDLKNLKYRKDIPQHRLYFHEYAPPDKIAYKVRQVIDWLNGPEPKKIKHPVRIAARVHYDLLRVFPFSNDSGKVARMLMTIILLRAGYPPAIIHSTERQRYYEALKSSLPTLIQMINESINNGLAGIEKRLDENDVRLRALNV; this is encoded by the coding sequence ATGCCGGCCCGCACAAAGAAAAAAACCAACAAAATCGGGAAGAAGAAGTCCCGGGTGACGGCCAAGCCGAAGGCGAAGGTACGGCGTAAGCCTCCGGCGCCGGCCAAGAGGCCGGCCAAGGGCAAGGCCAAGGCGAAGGCGGCCAAGCCCAAGAAGAAGGGCAAAGCGGCCCCGACCCGGTCCAAGGCGAAGGCGCCCTCCAAGGCCGCCAAAACGAAGAGCCGCTCGGCGCAGAAACCCCGGGCGAAATCCGGCAAACCGAGCGCCGAAGCCCTGCGTCGCGAGCGAGCGAGGGAGCGCGCCCAGGCCCAGAAGGAGCGCCAGCGCGCCCAGAAAGAGCGCGAGCGCGAGCGCGCCCAGGCCCAGAAGGAACGTCAGCGCGCCCAGAAAGAGCGCGAGCGCGAGCGCGCCCAAGCCCAGAAGGAGCGCGAACGAGCCCAGAAGGAGCGCGAGAAAGCCCGCGCCCGCGCCCAGAAAGAGCTGGCGGCCGCCCGAGAGGCGGAGCGCAAGGCGCGAGAAGCGGAGCGTCAGCGCGAGAAAGACGAAGCACGCCGGGCAAAAGAAGCCGAGCGCCTCGAGCGCGAGGCCGAACGTGAGCGCATTCGCGAAGAGGCTCGCCGCATCAAGGACGAAGAGCGCGCGCGCCGGGACGCCGAGCGGGAGACCTATCGGAAGGCCAAAGAGGTCGAACGCGAGCGACTGCGGGCCGAGCGCGAGGCCGCGCGCCGCGCGCTCGAAGGTCGCGTTGCTCGCGCCACCAAGCGCGCGCAGAGGGCCGGCGCTGGTCGCGCATCGACCACCCGTGTCTACCGACCCGACGCGATTCCGAACCAAGCGGGGACCACCCGGCGGTTGGAGGGCGGACGCCAGTCGCGCCCGGCGCTGATACGCCCGGTGCCGCCGCCGCTCCTGCCCCCGCCCCCTCCGCCGCCCCCGAAGGAGCCGATCCCCCAGGCCATCGAGGACCGCTACGTGCTGGTCCAGAAGCGCCTCGGCGAGACCGACCAGAACTTCCGCGACGAGTACGCGGAGAGCCTCGAGATGTCGTGGGTCTATCACGACAGCGCGCTCGAAGGCGTCGTCTACACCTACCAAGAGCTGCGCACCGCCATCGACCCGGGGGTCACCGTGGTCTCCGACTCGAGCCTGCAACCCGTGGTCGACGAGATCCGGCGTCACCGACAGGCGCTCGCGCTGGTGCGCGACCTGGGCGACAAGAAGCGCGCGCCGATCACGGTCGATACGCTCAAGAAGCTCTACCTGACGCTTCACCCGGAAGACGGCGATCTCAAGAACCTGAAGTACCGCAAGGACATCCCCCAACACCGGCTGTACTTCCACGAGTACGCGCCGCCGGACAAGATCGCCTACAAGGTCCGACAGGTCATCGACTGGCTGAACGGTCCGGAGCCGAAGAAGATCAAACACCCGGTGCGCATCGCAGCGCGGGTGCACTACGACCTCTTGAGGGTGTTCCCGTTCTCGAACGACAGCGGCAAGGTCGCGCGCATGTTGATGACGATCATCCTGCTGCGCGCGGGCTACCCCCCGGCCATCATCCACTCCACAGAACGGCAGCGTTATTACGAGGCGCTCAAGAGCAGCCTGCCGACCCTGATCCAGATGATCAACGAGTCGATCAACAACGGGCTGGCCGGCATCGAGAAGCGGCTGGACGAAAACGACGTGCGCCTGCGCGCGTTGAACGTCTGA
- the map gene encoding type I methionyl aminopeptidase encodes MGFRTGSVEIKGPREIDAMREVCRLAAETLSLVGGMLRPGITTEDINRFVHEDTLRRGARPAPLNYKGFPKSVCTSLNEVVCHGIPGERVLEDGDIINVDVTHLYKGFHGDTSATFYIGKPSEDAIRVTEVSRRCLALAIAQVRAGGRLGDIGAAIQEFAEGHGCSVVRDFVGHGIGRQFHDEPKVSHYGTWGRGIRLKAGMTFTIEPMINVGGWEIEVLDDDWTAVTADGSLSAQFEHTVLVTETGCEILTAREGVLENSELFPDYFPTG; translated from the coding sequence ATGGGTTTTCGTACGGGATCGGTCGAGATCAAAGGACCACGCGAGATCGACGCCATGCGCGAGGTCTGTCGCCTGGCAGCGGAGACGCTGTCGCTCGTCGGCGGCATGCTTCGCCCCGGCATCACCACCGAAGACATCAATCGCTTCGTGCATGAAGACACGCTGCGACGCGGGGCGCGTCCGGCTCCGCTGAACTACAAGGGGTTCCCGAAGAGTGTGTGCACCAGCCTCAACGAGGTCGTGTGCCACGGCATCCCGGGTGAACGCGTGCTCGAGGACGGCGACATCATCAACGTCGACGTCACCCACCTCTACAAGGGCTTCCACGGCGACACATCCGCGACCTTCTACATTGGCAAGCCGAGTGAAGACGCAATCCGTGTCACCGAGGTCTCGCGACGTTGCCTGGCGCTCGCGATCGCGCAGGTCCGCGCCGGGGGTCGCCTCGGGGACATCGGCGCCGCGATCCAGGAGTTCGCCGAGGGCCACGGCTGCTCCGTGGTCCGGGACTTCGTGGGCCACGGCATCGGGCGCCAGTTTCACGACGAGCCCAAGGTCAGCCACTACGGCACCTGGGGCCGAGGGATCCGACTCAAGGCCGGCATGACCTTCACCATCGAACCCATGATCAACGTCGGCGGTTGGGAGATCGAGGTCCTCGACGACGACTGGACCGCCGTCACCGCCGACGGCTCGTTGTCCGCGCAGTTCGAGCACACCGTGCTGGTGACCGAGACCGGCTGCGAGATCCTCACCGCCCGGGAAGGAGTGCTCGAGAACAGCGAGCTCTTCCCGGACTACTTCCCGACCGGCTGA
- a CDS encoding NifU family protein, producing the protein MMGARDEILRVVREVLAPLIRADGGVIYLVRAEDETVTLHLAGRYAGCPGNALARRHIIEPAIRAVAPHAQVVISSGVIVPNGAERLDG; encoded by the coding sequence TTGATGGGCGCTCGCGATGAAATCCTGCGGGTCGTGCGGGAGGTGCTGGCGCCCCTCATCCGGGCGGATGGTGGCGTGATTTACCTCGTCCGGGCCGAAGACGAGACGGTCACCCTGCACCTGGCTGGGCGCTACGCGGGTTGCCCCGGCAACGCCCTGGCCCGGCGCCACATCATCGAGCCCGCGATTCGAGCGGTGGCGCCGCACGCGCAGGTCGTGATTTCTTCCGGCGTCATCGTTCCGAATGGCGCCGAACGGCTCGACGGCTGA
- the rpsP gene encoding 30S ribosomal protein S16, giving the protein MVTIRLARHGTNKAPFYRIVVTDHRHPRDGRHIENIGTFDPRKTPVRFELNRARLAYWTERGARPSDTLTQLIKRNPVPAAVQ; this is encoded by the coding sequence ATGGTTACCATCCGTCTTGCCCGACACGGCACCAACAAAGCGCCGTTCTACCGCATCGTCGTCACCGATCACCGCCATCCCCGCGACGGCCGTCACATCGAGAACATCGGCACCTTCGACCCCAGGAAGACGCCGGTGCGATTCGAGTTGAACCGCGCGCGGCTGGCCTACTGGACTGAGCGCGGTGCCCGCCCCTCGGACACGCTGACGCAGCTCATCAAGCGCAATCCGGTCCCCGCCGCCGTTCAGTGA
- a CDS encoding KH domain-containing protein: protein MALKELITTIARALVDEPDAVEVTEIEGDHNSLIELKVAKNDIGKVIGKDGRTAQSMRTILTAASTKLGRRAHLDIVD, encoded by the coding sequence ATGGCTCTCAAGGAACTGATTACGACCATTGCACGGGCGCTCGTCGATGAGCCTGACGCCGTCGAAGTGACCGAGATCGAAGGCGACCACAACTCGTTGATCGAGCTGAAGGTGGCCAAGAACGACATCGGCAAGGTCATCGGCAAGGACGGCCGCACCGCCCAGTCGATGCGCACGATCCTGACCGCGGCCTCGACGAAGCTGGGCCGTCGCGCCCATCTCGACATCGTCGATTGA
- the rimM gene encoding 16S rRNA processing protein RimM, whose amino-acid sequence MKTVELGRVLRPHGLRGELKVRLHFDGSGTLTQVQEVELACSSGPRRFAIEWVRPGTGSVLLKLVGVDDRDAADLLKGAALSVPRSALPEPEPGEYYLSDLIGAEVVDPDGTIGEVVEVRSHPSVVCIAVRLPDGQVLEQPLTAPWLEEVDLEAGRVILSSREGMV is encoded by the coding sequence TTGAAGACCGTCGAGCTCGGACGCGTGCTCCGGCCGCACGGACTCCGCGGCGAGCTGAAGGTGCGCCTGCATTTCGACGGCAGCGGCACGCTGACCCAGGTTCAAGAGGTCGAGCTCGCGTGCAGCAGCGGGCCGCGCCGCTTCGCCATCGAGTGGGTGCGGCCCGGTACCGGCTCGGTGTTGCTCAAGCTGGTCGGGGTGGATGACCGCGACGCGGCCGACCTGCTGAAGGGGGCGGCGCTCTCAGTGCCCAGAAGTGCGCTTCCGGAGCCGGAACCGGGCGAATACTACCTCTCGGATCTGATCGGGGCCGAGGTGGTCGACCCGGATGGGACGATCGGCGAGGTGGTCGAGGTCCGCTCCCACCCGAGCGTGGTGTGCATCGCGGTCCGTCTGCCGGACGGGCAGGTGCTCGAACAGCCGCTCACGGCGCCCTGGCTGGAAGAGGTCGATCTGGAGGCGGGGCGAGTCATCCTGTCGAGCCGAGAGGGAATGGTGTGA
- the trmD gene encoding tRNA (guanosine(37)-N1)-methyltransferase TrmD produces MQIGVVTLFPELFAPFLATSFVKRGIDAGQLAVVLEELRPHGLGKHLSIDDTPYGGGSGMVMRVDCVVAAIEALEQRMGGRAHRVLLTPQGERLAQAHLQAFTSRERVLFVCGRYEGFDERISSFVDQELSLGDFVLTGGEVAAMAVIEGCVRLLPGVLGNADSPREESFSAGFGGVLEYPQYTRPAEFRGHGVPEILKTGDHAKIAAWRREQALSRTRARRPDLLTDEDES; encoded by the coding sequence ATGCAGATCGGCGTGGTGACGCTCTTCCCGGAGCTGTTCGCCCCGTTCCTGGCGACGAGCTTCGTCAAACGCGGCATCGACGCTGGGCAGCTCGCGGTGGTGCTGGAAGAGCTGCGCCCTCACGGCTTGGGCAAACACCTCTCCATCGACGACACCCCCTACGGCGGTGGCTCGGGCATGGTGATGCGGGTCGACTGCGTGGTGGCTGCGATCGAGGCGCTCGAACAGCGCATGGGCGGTCGCGCACACCGAGTGCTCCTGACGCCGCAAGGGGAGCGCCTGGCGCAGGCGCACCTGCAGGCGTTTACGTCCCGGGAGCGTGTGCTCTTCGTGTGCGGGCGCTACGAGGGGTTCGACGAGCGCATCTCGAGCTTCGTCGATCAAGAGCTCTCGCTCGGGGACTTCGTGCTGACGGGCGGCGAGGTGGCGGCGATGGCTGTCATCGAGGGCTGTGTGCGGCTCTTGCCTGGCGTGCTTGGCAACGCGGACTCTCCCCGCGAAGAGTCCTTCAGCGCGGGTTTCGGCGGCGTGCTCGAGTATCCGCAGTACACGCGGCCGGCAGAGTTTCGAGGCCATGGGGTGCCGGAGATCTTGAAGACCGGCGACCACGCGAAGATCGCAGCTTGGCGTCGCGAGCAGGCGCTGTCGCGCACGCGAGCGCGCCGCCCGGATCTATTGACGGACGAGGACGAGTCGTGA
- a CDS encoding RNA methyltransferase, whose amino-acid sequence MRRVALLLAHHPVLDRQGAIVTTAITNLDLHDIARSAFTFDASHFFVAHPIAAQRELAERVREHWINGSGARRIPDRKPPMERLRVVDSLDSALAELPGAELWVTSARPLPGAVAFADARARLGEAGGPVLLVFGTGWGLAPAIVERAALCLAPIESPRADGFNHLSVRAAAAIACDRLLGRR is encoded by the coding sequence GTGAGGCGGGTTGCCCTGCTCCTGGCTCATCACCCGGTGCTCGATCGGCAGGGTGCCATCGTGACGACGGCCATCACGAATCTCGACTTGCACGACATCGCCCGGAGCGCGTTCACCTTCGACGCGAGCCACTTCTTCGTGGCTCACCCCATCGCAGCTCAGCGTGAGCTGGCGGAGCGCGTGCGCGAACACTGGATCAACGGCAGTGGTGCGCGACGCATCCCGGATCGCAAACCGCCGATGGAACGCCTGCGGGTCGTCGACTCCCTGGACAGCGCCCTGGCTGAGCTGCCCGGCGCGGAGCTGTGGGTGACCAGCGCGCGCCCGCTGCCGGGTGCCGTTGCTTTCGCTGACGCGCGGGCGCGCCTCGGCGAGGCCGGGGGCCCCGTGCTCCTGGTGTTCGGCACGGGGTGGGGGCTCGCGCCGGCAATCGTCGAGCGGGCCGCGCTCTGCTTGGCTCCGATCGAGTCACCGCGGGCGGACGGGTTCAATCACCTGAGCGTGCGCGCCGCTGCTGCAATCGCCTGCGATCGCTTGCTCGGCCGGCGGTGA
- a CDS encoding methyltransferase, with translation MGPARGHVDRVETTTDTLFGGALVVEQPRQGYRFNVDSLWLGAFATRGRQVAALLDLGAGVGVVTLAVHRFSGVSRATLVDKDSRMSDLADRNLTRAGIAGQSLTLDLAGGLPRALSGSHDLVVSNPPFFEPGERRPGVTGREDARAGCLEPFVQATADALDHSRSRAVFVYPARSLGRLLALAETRGLVPKRLCFVHAFASEPARVALVELRRARPGGLLVEPPIVEWSRPGTPTRSLSALTAGRASDRRRLQQRRARSGD, from the coding sequence GTGGGACCCGCACGTGGCCACGTTGACAGGGTCGAGACGACGACCGACACGCTGTTTGGCGGCGCGTTGGTCGTCGAACAGCCGCGCCAGGGCTACCGTTTCAACGTCGATTCACTGTGGCTCGGCGCCTTCGCCACGCGCGGGCGACAGGTCGCGGCGCTGCTCGACCTCGGCGCCGGCGTCGGCGTCGTGACCCTGGCGGTGCACCGCTTCAGCGGGGTGAGCCGCGCCACGCTCGTCGACAAAGATTCGCGCATGAGCGACCTCGCGGACAGGAACCTGACGCGCGCGGGCATCGCGGGCCAATCGCTCACGCTCGATCTGGCGGGCGGCCTGCCGCGCGCTCTCTCTGGCAGCCACGACCTGGTCGTCTCCAATCCCCCGTTCTTCGAGCCGGGGGAGCGGCGTCCGGGAGTAACGGGGCGAGAAGACGCGCGAGCCGGCTGCCTCGAGCCGTTCGTGCAAGCAACGGCCGACGCGCTCGACCACAGCCGCTCGCGCGCGGTGTTCGTTTACCCGGCGCGCAGCCTCGGGCGCCTGCTGGCTCTGGCCGAGACCCGCGGCCTGGTCCCCAAGCGTCTGTGCTTCGTGCATGCGTTCGCGTCGGAGCCCGCGCGAGTGGCGCTCGTCGAGCTGAGGCGTGCGCGCCCCGGCGGCCTGCTCGTGGAGCCGCCGATCGTCGAGTGGTCGCGCCCGGGCACACCGACCCGCAGTCTGTCCGCCCTCACCGCCGGCCGAGCAAGCGATCGCAGGCGATTGCAGCAGCGGCGCGCACGCTCAGGTGATTGA
- a CDS encoding tetratricopeptide repeat protein has translation MRGIWLGILAVVLTTGAAAADDLKAQAKKPPKDPAAALELGRSLRRAGEFDDAVRVLRGGALRAKGELSVSLRYEAARALIAASKQKDALRECQGIKAFDAVKSSSCVAEAHLLWKRASLALPAAEAAIASSSSAYEALVAKGRALRMLGKNAESDAAFRAAISSDAGRFEAHLYFAELLLGMGKASEAVAELRKAHAGAQDEPEPLLGLAEALPAGSEAADLLKKALAIRPKYGAAQARLGEVMLELGKVADAEAAYRAAIGINAKVADWQAGLAGALIAKGSFDEALKVAATALKLVSNHAMAKLAEADAIAGKGDIDLAIEAFEKAASYSRSNPQPLMHAAKACLAQNRPTTARAFADRVTQSFADFAPGWVLLGDIALANKDKSAAKAAYKKAMTASAGTIDKASVKQKLAAIK, from the coding sequence ATGAGGGGGATCTGGCTGGGTATCTTGGCGGTCGTGTTGACGACGGGCGCCGCGGCTGCGGACGATCTGAAGGCTCAGGCGAAAAAGCCGCCCAAAGATCCGGCGGCCGCCCTGGAGCTCGGGCGTTCGCTGCGCCGCGCGGGAGAGTTCGACGATGCCGTTCGAGTGTTGCGCGGCGGGGCGCTGCGCGCCAAGGGCGAGCTCTCGGTTTCCTTGCGCTACGAGGCTGCGCGGGCGCTGATCGCAGCGAGCAAGCAGAAGGACGCACTCAGGGAGTGCCAGGGCATCAAGGCCTTCGACGCGGTGAAGTCGAGCTCGTGCGTGGCCGAGGCGCACCTGCTCTGGAAGCGCGCTTCGCTCGCGCTGCCTGCGGCAGAGGCTGCCATCGCGTCGAGCTCGAGCGCGTACGAGGCGCTGGTGGCGAAGGGGCGTGCCCTGCGCATGCTGGGGAAGAACGCTGAATCCGACGCCGCGTTTCGGGCTGCCATCAGCAGCGACGCGGGGCGCTTCGAGGCGCATCTGTATTTCGCGGAGCTGCTGCTCGGCATGGGGAAGGCCTCCGAGGCCGTCGCCGAGCTACGCAAGGCTCACGCGGGCGCGCAGGACGAGCCGGAGCCTCTGCTCGGTTTGGCCGAGGCGCTGCCGGCGGGCTCCGAGGCTGCCGACCTCCTGAAAAAAGCGCTGGCGATCCGCCCCAAGTATGGCGCCGCGCAGGCTCGCCTGGGTGAGGTGATGCTGGAGCTCGGCAAGGTTGCGGACGCCGAGGCGGCCTATCGCGCGGCGATTGGCATCAACGCCAAGGTCGCGGATTGGCAGGCGGGGTTGGCCGGTGCGCTGATTGCCAAGGGCAGCTTCGACGAGGCGCTGAAGGTGGCTGCCACCGCCCTCAAGCTGGTCAGCAATCACGCCATGGCCAAGCTGGCCGAGGCCGATGCCATTGCGGGCAAGGGTGACATCGATCTCGCGATCGAGGCCTTCGAGAAGGCCGCGAGCTACTCGCGCAGCAACCCTCAGCCGCTGATGCACGCTGCGAAGGCCTGCCTGGCGCAGAACCGGCCGACCACCGCCCGGGCGTTTGCGGATCGCGTGACGCAGTCGTTCGCGGACTTCGCTCCCGGCTGGGTGCTGCTCGGTGACATTGCGCTGGCGAACAAAGACAAGTCTGCGGCGAAGGCCGCCTACAAAAAGGCGATGACCGCCAGCGCCGGCACGATCGACAAGGCCAGCGTCAAGCAGAAGCTCGCGGCCATCAAGTGA
- a CDS encoding lysophospholipid acyltransferase family protein, translating into MTGSGARPPKGLAPGSAFWRRLAHAGARHGPDFWLHWSPPLFGLAFALALPEKRRRVRGNLRSVLGRRGAIEEQLDVARTFVSYASCFAEALGGARGDADRASRRLRGPGLAPLLASGSGLIVATAHFGAWDRAAALLARDFGRPVLVVMQPEADAAARELHDAVRAESGVRVVHVGGHPLDGLPLLHHLRDGGIVAVQLDRVPEGGRAIRVPFFDRVLAVPEGPFALAGIARVPLVPLWVRRSGFLEYELNPGPALRLPERPSAEALRRAAEQAVRALERSVRACPTQWFDFGA; encoded by the coding sequence GTGACGGGTTCGGGCGCGCGTCCCCCGAAGGGGCTCGCGCCCGGCAGCGCATTTTGGCGGCGTCTTGCCCACGCGGGCGCGCGCCATGGTCCCGATTTCTGGCTGCACTGGAGCCCGCCGCTGTTTGGTCTGGCCTTCGCGCTGGCGCTGCCCGAAAAGCGGCGACGCGTCCGGGGCAATTTGCGCAGCGTGCTCGGGCGCCGCGGCGCCATCGAAGAGCAGCTCGACGTCGCGCGGACCTTCGTCAGCTACGCGAGTTGTTTCGCCGAAGCACTGGGCGGCGCGCGGGGTGATGCGGACCGAGCCTCGCGGCGGCTCCGAGGTCCTGGGCTCGCGCCGCTCTTGGCCTCGGGCAGTGGGCTGATCGTGGCCACCGCTCACTTCGGTGCGTGGGATCGCGCCGCGGCGCTCCTGGCTCGGGACTTCGGCCGCCCGGTGCTCGTGGTGATGCAGCCCGAAGCGGACGCGGCGGCGCGAGAGCTCCACGATGCGGTGCGCGCGGAGTCCGGCGTGCGGGTGGTGCACGTGGGTGGGCACCCGCTCGATGGGTTGCCGCTCCTGCACCACCTGCGGGACGGCGGGATCGTCGCCGTGCAGCTCGATCGAGTGCCGGAGGGCGGGCGCGCGATCCGGGTCCCCTTCTTCGATCGAGTGCTGGCGGTGCCGGAGGGGCCGTTCGCGCTGGCTGGCATCGCGCGTGTCCCCCTCGTGCCGCTGTGGGTCCGGCGGTCCGGGTTTCTCGAGTACGAGCTCAATCCGGGGCCCGCGCTGCGCCTTCCCGAGCGACCTTCGGCGGAGGCTCTGCGTCGTGCGGCGGAGCAGGCCGTGCGGGCGCTCGAGCGTTCGGTCCGGGCGTGCCCGACCCAATGGTTCGACTTTGGGGCCTGA